From Bos javanicus breed banteng chromosome 5, ARS-OSU_banteng_1.0, whole genome shotgun sequence, the proteins below share one genomic window:
- the LOC133248109 gene encoding NKG2-A/NKG2-B type II integral membrane protein-like isoform X1, with protein sequence MNNQGATYAELKGVKNSKRQKRKPKVSKSSISMTEQELTYVELNLQNASQNLHGNDKNHHAKGSPSPPEKFIAGILGIICLVLMSTVVTTIIVTPWCLKNCKGTYHFTDATVIQEQNYSSLITRLQKECHCGHCPKDWLTYSNNCYYTSLEKKSWNESLISCATKNSTLLYIDNEEEMKFLMSLSIISWIQVSREGRGHPWKWLNGSTCKLQIKEKLPGEHNCAVQSLWEIRTEDCQFPNAYHCKHKLEN encoded by the exons ATGAATAACCAAGGAGCAACCTATGCAGAACTGAAGGGAGTCAAGAACTCaaagaggcagaaaagaaaacctaAGGTTTCTAAAAGTTCCATTTCAATGACTGAGCAGGAATTAACATATGTAGAATTAAATCTTCAAAATGCTTCTCAGAATCTTCATGGGAATGACAAGAATCACCACGCCAAAG GTTCACCATCACCTCCAGAGAAGTTCATTGCTGGGATCCTGGGAATCATCTGCCTCGTCTTGATGTCCACTGTGGTGACAACGATCATTGTTACTCCCTGGTGTTTGAAAAACTGTAAGGGAACTTATCACTTTACTGATG CTACTGTAATACAGGAACAGAATTACTCCTCTCTCATAACGAGGCTCCAGAAAG AATGTCATTGTGGTCATTGTCCAAAAGACTGGCTTACATATTCCAACAACTGCTATTATActagtttggaaaaaaaatcgTGGAATGAGAGTTTGATATCCTGTGCTACTAAGAATTCTACTCTGCTTTATATAGATaatgaagaggaaatg AAATTTCTGATGTCCCTATCAATTATATCGTGGATTCAAGTCTCTCGTGAAGGCCGCGGTCATCCTTGGAAGTGGCTAAATGGTTCCACTTGCAAACTACA GATAAAAGAGAAATTACCTGGTGAACATAACTGTGCTGTACAATCTTTATGGGAAATAAGAACAGAAGACTGTCAGTTTCCAAATGCATATCATTGCAAGCATAAGCTTGAGAATTAA
- the LOC133248109 gene encoding NKG2-A/NKG2-B type II integral membrane protein-like isoform X2 has translation MNNQGATYAELKGVKNSKRQKRKPKVSKSSISMTEQELTYVELNLQNASQNLHGNDKNHHAKGSPSPPEKFIAGILGIICLVLMSTVVTTIIVTPWCLKNSTVIQEQNYSSLITRLQKECHCGHCPKDWLTYSNNCYYTSLEKKSWNESLISCATKNSTLLYIDNEEEMKFLMSLSIISWIQVSREGRGHPWKWLNGSTCKLQIKEKLPGEHNCAVQSLWEIRTEDCQFPNAYHCKHKLEN, from the exons ATGAATAACCAAGGAGCAACCTATGCAGAACTGAAGGGAGTCAAGAACTCaaagaggcagaaaagaaaacctaAGGTTTCTAAAAGTTCCATTTCAATGACTGAGCAGGAATTAACATATGTAGAATTAAATCTTCAAAATGCTTCTCAGAATCTTCATGGGAATGACAAGAATCACCACGCCAAAG GTTCACCATCACCTCCAGAGAAGTTCATTGCTGGGATCCTGGGAATCATCTGCCTCGTCTTGATGTCCACTGTGGTGACAACGATCATTGTTACTCCCTGGTGTTTGAAAAACT CTACTGTAATACAGGAACAGAATTACTCCTCTCTCATAACGAGGCTCCAGAAAG AATGTCATTGTGGTCATTGTCCAAAAGACTGGCTTACATATTCCAACAACTGCTATTATActagtttggaaaaaaaatcgTGGAATGAGAGTTTGATATCCTGTGCTACTAAGAATTCTACTCTGCTTTATATAGATaatgaagaggaaatg AAATTTCTGATGTCCCTATCAATTATATCGTGGATTCAAGTCTCTCGTGAAGGCCGCGGTCATCCTTGGAAGTGGCTAAATGGTTCCACTTGCAAACTACA GATAAAAGAGAAATTACCTGGTGAACATAACTGTGCTGTACAATCTTTATGGGAAATAAGAACAGAAGACTGTCAGTTTCCAAATGCATATCATTGCAAGCATAAGCTTGAGAATTAA